GGCGAGGGCGACGAAGGTCCAGGCGGTCACCGGCGCATCCTTCCACTGACCCGGCCCTCGTGGTGGAGCATGCCTGAGGAGTAGATAATCTGACAAAGTCGTCAGATCGTCTGCCGCAGCAGGGAAGGATCCGTCCGTCATGCCGTCATCGGGACCCAGCGACGCCCGACCTCTCTCCGAGGTGAAGGCCGAGCTGTTCAAAGCCATGGGCCACCCGGCGCGCATCCGCGCGCTCGAGGTGCTCGCCGAGGGCGAGCGCTCGGTGTCCGAGCTCCAGCCCCTGGTGGGGATCGAGTCGTCGCACCTCTCCCAGCAGCTCGGCGTCCTCCGCCGCGCCGGGCTCGTCACGACCCGCCGCGAGGGCTCCAACGTCGTCTACGCGCTGAAGGACCCGCTCGTCGGCGACCTCCTCGCTGTGGCCAAGCGGTTCCTCCTCGCATCCCTCACCGAGACCCGCGACCTGCTCGCCGACCTGCACGCCGAGGTCGAGCCCCGGTGACCCTCCCCACCCGTTCCCGGACGTCGCTGCGCTCGCTGCTGCCGCACCGGGCGGACTACGCCGGGCTCGCCTCGACGTGGCGAGCGGACGTGATGGCCGGGCTCACCGTCGGCGTGGTGGCCCTGCCGCTCGCCCTCGCCTTCGGCATCACGACGGGGTTGGGCGCGGCCGCCGGGCTCACGACAGCCATCGTCGCCGGTCTCGTGGCGGCCGTCTTCGGCGGGTCGCACGTCCAGGTGTCCGGACCGACCGGCGCGATGACCGTCGTCCTCGTCCCGCTGGTCGCCCGCCACGGCGCCGACGCCGTGGTTGTCGTCGGCGTGATCGCGGGTCTGTTCGTGGTCGTCGCCAGCGCACTGCGCCTCGGGCGGCTCCTCGCCTACATCCCGTGGCCCGTCATCGAGGGCTTCACGCTCGGCATCGCCGTCATCATCTTCCTCCAGCAGGTGCCTGCTGCCCTCGGCGTCGCGACGCCCGAGGGCGAGAACACCGCCATCGTGGCGGTCCGTGCCGCACTCGACGCCCTGGACCACGGGTCCTTCGCGGCTCTGCTGCTCGTCGGCCTCGTCGTCGCGGTCATGGTGCTGGCGCCGCGGCTGCACCGCTCGCTCCCGGCGTCGCTACTCGCCGTCGTCGCTGCCACGTCGGCTGTGAA
This portion of the Actinomarinicola tropica genome encodes:
- a CDS encoding ArsR/SmtB family transcription factor — protein: MPSSGPSDARPLSEVKAELFKAMGHPARIRALEVLAEGERSVSELQPLVGIESSHLSQQLGVLRRAGLVTTRREGSNVVYALKDPLVGDLLAVAKRFLLASLTETRDLLADLHAEVEPR